GTGTCTCAATAAAACAGAACTCCAACCCAGCATCAGTCCAGTTACCCCATCGGGTCCATGGAGCCACCCTCCTCCGGGGTGGGGCATGCTTCTTCGCATCACATCCACAGACAAGATGCAGAGCAGAGGACAAAAACAGGGTGCACCATGGAGTCCATGTAAcagataaaaatgcatcataaaaaAGCATATATTCTGCCTCACATTGTCTCAATTCCAATGCATTAACCTATGGAAGTAGCACACAGGGTTTCACACAAGCTCAATACAGCACAGTCTAAGTTCAAATTGCAGtgctaaagaaagaaagacagaaaggaCATGTTAATACTTTCCCAGAGTTTAGTGCACTGGAATATAAGGCCATCGTTTGTGACACAACTACACATCCAGCACATGTAGCATATAAAACAATggcatttgaaataaaacaaaataaaaaaaaaacctcaaagcTCTTCATATTCAAAAAACACTCGGGAATTATGATAATCTGCACAATAAAAGGTGGAAGTTTGtcaaaaatatgtgaaaaaggCAGGCACAATTCAAAATATCCCgtctcacacacaaacacgtgtGGCTTTGAAGGCAATGGTGATGAAATCTGTGGTGCTCAAAAGGAGTTGTAGGATTTGGTGCAGGAACAAGGTGGTGGAGAGAAGGAATGCCTACAAGAGATGTTTTTCTACCCTTTGGGGCAGCGTGGTGGGCGTGGCGGACGGCAAGGTAACACAGGTGTGCACAAGCAAGACGGACTGGTTCAGTGTGTCAGACTGCtggggagaaggaggagggcTAGAGAGTGAAGGCTGGTGAATTgggatttttcttttgctttcttttttttctgccggGGCTGGGGGTGTTATAGAAAAGTAGCAGGACGTTGTTCTGCTGCTCGGAGTGAGCGCTTGTTACATGTTTGCTGAGTCAGACAGAATCCGGCAGCGCTGGCTCTTTTATCTCTGGTTAGAcgatccccccaccccccacccgtCACCCCCACCCCCCGGCATCTGACCACGGTGCCCTAGCCCACGGCtccaaaacagcaaacatgaacaaagtggagaaatgtcaacagtagagCCTGACCTCCTCCTGACAGATTACATGGAAGGACTCTACAGAACTACTGAGAAGATGTGAAGTTTGGTTGACTGCTTGCTTGACAAAAGTAACAAtgagggataaaaaaaaaactataaacatATAGTCAAAAAACCCAGAAGAATTACCCTTTGAATTTTCTGTGCCCAACTGGTTGCCATCAAGAAAAATCAGATGACAGAAGGGTAGGATCAGGTGCCATGTGACCTTGCCTCTTGCCCTCCAAACCTCCCTCAACCCCTTATTTTCCAGAGGGCTATATTTTTCcgtttcttaatttttcttttcatatcaCCTTTCCTCCCTCCTTTAATTTCCAATAATCCTCACATTTCCTCACATTTCTGGATGCTACACCTCCTTTGTCGCGCGCACCCGGATGTTGCTCAAGCACTTGCCCATAGCCTCAAACAACGGGTCGCAGAAGGTGTGCACAAAGATGGAGTAAACACGGCTGATACAGTGGGTCTCGATAAGGTAGCTCTTCACGCAAGGCACCACAGCCCAGATATGCACAAAGGAAAGGATGGCAAAGAAGATTCCCCAGATCAACGCCAGGGGGATGCCGACCAGGGCCGTCAGCAACCGGTAGCACCAGTACTTGGTGACTGTAAAGGTGGTGAAGCTAGCTTTCCACACGCCATCGAAGCTGTAGGTTCCTGCAGGCTCTGCGATGATGTCTTCAAAGTCCACCTGAATAGAAGGAGAGGTGAAAGATGTCAGCAAACACTTGACTGAATTATTAAAAGTCCAATACTGTTGACAAAAGGACTAAAAGATTAACATTCCCTTAGTTACAGTTTACTGAAGTCAGAAAAGTCAACAATTCAATCTAAAGTGATGGTTCTCAACTTTTTCTAGCAATGAGCTTTACATGATTGTCCCATCTTGACCGTCTTTTTGGATTATCTCCGAGCTCAGCTAGAGTCTGTTAGGTAATTCTGCTGGTCAGATTTTTTTAgatactttttcaaaaaaatctaaaatatgctTAATGCTAGCAGGCTTATCAGGTATCAGCTAAACTGCATAAAGCAGTGTATAATAAGAAGGCAATGGATTCTGACTTGGCCTGGAGAAAGAAACAGCTTAAAGCCAGTGTAACACTGGTTAAAGTATGATTACGAGTACCAATTTTCTTCACATTCGTTCCAAGAACAGAGTTGT
This genomic stretch from Fundulus heteroclitus isolate FHET01 chromosome 2, MU-UCD_Fhet_4.1, whole genome shotgun sequence harbors:
- the cav1 gene encoding caveolin-1; its protein translation is MTGELKDGDTEEEFLHSFIRKQGNIYKPNNKDMENESLNEKAMEDVHTKEIDLVNRDPKHINDDVVKVDFEDIIAEPAGTYSFDGVWKASFTTFTVTKYWCYRLLTALVGIPLALIWGIFFAILSFVHIWAVVPCVKSYLIETHCISRVYSIFVHTFCDPLFEAMGKCLSNIRVRATKEV